In the Mesoplodon densirostris isolate mMesDen1 chromosome 6, mMesDen1 primary haplotype, whole genome shotgun sequence genome, aaaggttATAGAGCATAGCTGGAGAAATATTCCTACAAACAAAGGTAGCCTAAATTTCTGAGAAATTATCAATTGTATCAAAATCATTATTATCAATGATATCAATTATATACAGACACCCACTGCTAATTTTCAACAATACTGCTACTATCAGGGACTGGGACTCCAAGAAGCTCAATATTCCAAGTTTTTCTTACCTCTTCTATAAAAGCAGAGCTTGGGTTAAGCAATCTAAAGTCCTAAGAGATCTCTTCCAACATCCACTGCTATTGAGATACTACTTCAATGATCAGGAGTGTGGGAACTTACTAAGAACACAAGTAAGACAAAGAGTTAAAGACTTTTTCTGAGATATCTCCATGCTCGGAACTCTGCTTGTGTGAGCACAAgacttctctctgtgtgtgttccACACTCAGAACTCAGGTATCTGCTCCCCAGCTGGcagttctctctctctggaaTGAAGGATAAAAGTCAGAAAACTGAAGATCCTTAGAGAAATGAGATTGCCTAGAAGTGGGATGGAAACAGAGGGGAAGGTGGAGTCAGACTATCCAGGACAAGGCTCTCATTCCTGGAGTTTTGAAGGAAAGGGAACTTGGTGAACTAGTTGCCAGGACAACCTGATCTTGAGGCAAGGGTGGCCAGGGCAAGGAAATGGGGGACCTGCGGCTGCTCTTGCTCCTGCCCCTGTCCCTGGCAGCCTTCCACGGGGTCAAAGGCTGtttggaatgtgaccccaaattCATCGAGGATATTAAGTCCTTGCCGGTAAAGCTGGTACCCTCAGAAGTCCCTGGCCGAACTCATCTGCTTGAACGGCAGATTAAGAAGATGATCCGTTTAAGCTTCAAGGTCTCCCACAGGTACAAGATGCTTCAGGTGTTGGGTGAGGGAAGCTCGAGTCCCTGAGAGTTTTGGGTGTTAAAGGGAGAAGGGAGGTAGGGAAGAGAGCACCTGGGCCCACATAATTTCCTCCATAAATGTAATTATTCTCCCACATGTTCCTTCACCCCTCCTCTCTAGCTGTTCAAAAGGTTGTCAATTTGAGAACATGGTTGAAGAATGAACTTTATAAACTGAGCAATGAAACATGGAAAGGTGAGGTACTGTTTCAGTGTTAAGAGACTGTATTGCCCAAGCAAGTATGAGAAAAATTCACTGGGGAAAACAAGGCAAAATAATTAGGATTAAATTATGAAGGGAAAGGCCACCCCTATTTTCTGATGTCCCTTCCACCCCTCTTTAGGTGCCCTTATCCTTCAAGTCAAGCTTCTCGATGTCCGCCAAAACCTGGAATCCAAACTGAAAGAACTATTAAAGAACTTCTCTGAAGTTGGTAATATAAGATGTCTATCTAACAACACTGAAATTATGTGAAAGGAATAGGAAATGAGGGTGAAAGGAGAAATGTGATTTCACATTAGAATAATTTAGATGGGTGGAGGGGTGGCTGGAACTTAATGGGTAACCAAATAAAGATGACTTGGGTATAAATATGGCAAACACTAAGTTGATTCTAAGCTCATTAGATCTTTCTGATTCTCTTTTAGCTTGTTCTGAAGATTGTGGTATGTACAGTATATGTGATGCCTTGAGGTTTCAGCCATATTTTCCCATCTCCTGTGCTCTATATGACCCTATCTCTTCTACTTGTCACATTGAGAATGCAATTCCTAGAGCTATGGCTACAAGGGGGAATGTCAACCATCTCTGACAACAAAATCTAGTTTATAAAATCTCAGACACCCCAGAGATTTTAGAGGTGCTAAGAGGCCTTCTATAGTATAGTTTATAACCCAAAGCACCAATATAAGTTGAGCCATCATTTTCCTACCTCTTCCCAGAGATCTGACTTAAATTATTTAGGGTTTTGACCCATCAATAAAATTGATTGCTAGGGGAAGAAAAAAGTCACAGCAATGTAACCAATGGAAATGCCTGAGATCTAATCCATACTTGGTGTCTGAGCTAAGGAAACTCCATGCCATGGCCCCCTTCCAACTATCTTTCTTCTCTCTATCAGTCGTGACTGAAGGTCCTATCCTGGATTGTTGGACCTGTCTTCGCATCACCACTCGGTGCTTCAAAGGAGAATATTGTGCAGGTAACAAAGATTGCAGTGTGGCATTTTGAAAGGCCAGGGGTCAAGGAGTTCTTCAGTGATTtactccacaaatatttgttgatcacCTTCTCTGTAGGTCATGCTAATGCCACAAATAATAGCTAAAATGCTGGACAAAATTTGTACCAGTATGAATTACCGGGCACTGGATAACTGAAGagcttagaaatgaaaaagctgtACTAAAGGTGGAGAAATTAGGCTAGGGGCAGTAAGAGAAAAAGTTTTGTAGAGCCTAGGAGTCTAAGTAATTAATAAAGATCAGAATAACCAGGGAACAGTGATGTAAGTGGTGAACAGGGCAATTTTTAAGGTTAAAAAGAGTCTTCTTATGGATAAAGTTCTCAAGTTACTAATTTCCTTCTCCaaaattcactttcttttttgCCCTTTCTTCTTTCAGAAGATGATCCAAAGAAGGCTGAGAATCAAGAGATTGCACTATTTCTGATATTACTAGCAGAAGGTGTAATATTGGGAGGTGCTTTGTTACTGTGAGTTTTCCTCCCTCCAAACAAACACTGGGTCAAGCATTTCTTTGGCAAAGAGACTGCCCAATCTTCCCCTTCCTTCCAATGGAAATAAGGGGAAAGAAGTCATTTCAAAATCTGGGATCTCATACTAACAGGAGTGAGACAGATTAAGTTTGATGGGATAAAAGTTGGAACATAGGAAATGGAGGAGGTACAATGAAGTATTAGAAAAACTTTTGCAGAGGAattcaaaaaaggaagaaaaaactatTGTTACAATTTTTTTAAGAGTTGGGCTACTAGTACTGAAGTTGGGATTATCTTATTTCTCTACTCTAGATTCCATTTTTGCATCTCTCATCGgaggaaaatgaaagcaatatgaaGGTCATTAAACAAATACTTGGAGAAGAAACTTGAAGAATTAATAGAGATAATGGATGAGAAGGAGAAAGATTTTGGAGGcagaaaataaatacagagacACAGCCAGAAGGTCTTTCATAATTCTCTTACGTGTTGACTCAGAGTAGAAAACCGGGAATTAAGTTCTTTTGCAGTCATAAAGTCAGAGTATTCTAAAACTGAACTTAGAGTTTCTCTAGTAAAGACCATTTCTGAAAACCTGAGGCAATGAAAGCAAATGATTTACTGGAAGTTGTACAGAAAGTAATGCTGGTATG is a window encoding:
- the IZUMO3 gene encoding izumo sperm-egg fusion protein 3 isoform X2 is translated as MGDLRLLLLLPLSLAAFHGVKGCLECDPKFIEDIKSLPVKLVPSEVPGRTHLLERQIKKMIRLSFKVSHRYKMLQVLAVQKVVNLRTWLKNELYKLSNETWKGALILQVKLLDVRQNLESKLKELLKNFSEVVVTEGPILDCWTCLRITTRCFKGEYCAEDDPKKAENQEIALFLILLAEGVILGGALLLFHFCISHRRKMKAI
- the IZUMO3 gene encoding izumo sperm-egg fusion protein 3 isoform X1, coding for MGDLRLLLLLPLSLAAFHGVKGCLECDPKFIEDIKSLPVKLVPSEVPGRTHLLERQIKKMIRLSFKVSHRYKMLQVLAVQKVVNLRTWLKNELYKLSNETWKGALILQVKLLDVRQNLESKLKELLKNFSEVACSEDCVVTEGPILDCWTCLRITTRCFKGEYCAEDDPKKAENQEIALFLILLAEGVILGGALLLFHFCISHRRKMKAI